One genomic segment of Clostridium saccharoperbutylacetonicum N1-4(HMT) includes these proteins:
- a CDS encoding alpha/beta hydrolase: MINETYLLWEKEEHTYSVKGNFIPNVVTYIHEKDTELRPAMIIVPGGGYCVVSDTEAEIVAKEFYNKGYNTFVVTYTTNLLMTTPLKFQPLKDLSKAVKFVRKNAKQFSVDPNKVVICGFSAGGHVTGSLSVHFDARELVLDSEYEGVNNRPDAVILSYPVITSGEYAHKGSFKALLGEDANLKELEYMSLEKQVNKNTPPTFLWQTATDDVVPVENSYLYVEACKKHGVTFEHHVFGNGGHGMSLANEDWASGNFGRDYTMEQYYENIQFMIDNNMELPSPFNKIREISKGARARDVIKEEIKKLAVQKQRQSDKGIAIWPELAHNWLKKVLSI; the protein is encoded by the coding sequence ATGATTAATGAAACTTATTTGTTATGGGAAAAAGAAGAGCATACTTACTCTGTTAAAGGTAACTTTATACCCAATGTCGTTACTTATATTCATGAAAAAGATACTGAATTAAGGCCAGCTATGATAATAGTTCCAGGTGGAGGGTATTGTGTAGTATCAGACACAGAAGCTGAAATTGTAGCAAAGGAGTTTTATAATAAAGGATATAATACATTTGTTGTTACGTATACAACAAATCTATTGATGACAACACCGTTAAAGTTTCAGCCTTTGAAGGATCTATCCAAAGCTGTTAAGTTTGTAAGAAAAAATGCAAAACAATTTTCTGTAGACCCTAATAAGGTAGTTATATGCGGATTTTCTGCGGGAGGGCATGTTACTGGAAGCTTGTCAGTTCATTTCGATGCAAGAGAACTAGTTCTTGATTCAGAATATGAAGGGGTAAACAATCGTCCAGATGCAGTGATCTTATCATATCCGGTTATTACTTCAGGAGAATATGCTCATAAAGGTTCATTTAAAGCACTTTTAGGAGAAGATGCAAATTTGAAGGAATTAGAATATATGTCGTTAGAAAAGCAAGTAAATAAGAATACACCTCCAACATTTTTATGGCAGACAGCAACAGATGACGTTGTACCAGTGGAAAATAGTTATTTATATGTAGAGGCATGTAAGAAACATGGAGTAACCTTTGAACATCATGTGTTTGGAAATGGAGGACATGGAATGTCCTTAGCTAATGAAGATTGGGCATCTGGAAATTTCGGTAGAGATTATACTATGGAGCAATATTATGAAAATATACAATTTATGATAGATAATAATATGGAATTGCCTTCTCCGTTTAATAAGATTAGAGAGATTTCTAAAGGTGCACGGGCTAGGGATGTAATCAAAGAAGAAATAAAGAAATTGGCAGTGCAGAAACAGAGACAATCTGATAAAGGAATTGCAATATGGCCAGAACTAGCTCATAACTGGTTAAAAAAAGTACTGAGCATTTAG
- a CDS encoding PTS lactose/cellobiose transporter subunit IIA, with the protein MEGLELISFKIISAVGEARSNYIEAIREAKKGNFEKADTLIEEGAKIFIEGHHAHFELIQQEASGNSVIPTLMLMHAEDQLMSADAFKIIAQEFIDVYRNANSK; encoded by the coding sequence ATGGAAGGATTAGAATTAATAAGTTTCAAAATTATATCAGCAGTAGGAGAAGCAAGAAGTAATTATATTGAAGCAATTAGAGAAGCTAAAAAAGGAAATTTTGAAAAGGCCGATACCCTTATAGAAGAAGGGGCAAAGATATTTATAGAAGGTCATCATGCACATTTTGAATTAATTCAACAGGAAGCAAGTGGAAATTCAGTTATACCAACATTAATGCTGATGCATGCTGAAGATCAATTAATGAGTGCAGATGCATTTAAAATTATAGCACAAGAGTTTATTGATGTTTATAGAAATGCAAACTCTAAATAA
- a CDS encoding PTS sugar transporter subunit IIC — translation MAINLDKVQEKIQPITAAIGQNKYLQAVMKGMMMILPATIMSAFATLLKIFPIPAYQNFIASNGLAKYFDVPINFTNNFMAVLVAFAVAYALAQSFQVDAFPAGLLSMVSFFILTPYTLGEMGPMGQAFNISNQWLGSQGMFTGMIVAFVTARLYVAIVKGGIVIKVPDSVPEFIAKSFSSLIPGIIILSMFTIISAVFSNTSFGSIHTLIYTFLQAPLTSLGSGIGSVVIVAELAALLWFLGLHGHAVTLGVVAPIWQAMDAQQLAAFSSGSALPNVTGFAFFMTYTAGNLLPFAIMLAFMAKSARYKTLGKVAVVPAIFTIGEPLAYGAPLVMNFAFAIPYIILDGVIMALAYYFTVAGIIPPVAGVNTPAGTPIFLSGFIQGSWRIAVFQVLAFVIRFVCWYPFFKMADNTAVEEERKVELETA, via the coding sequence ATGGCTATTAATTTAGACAAAGTTCAAGAAAAAATACAACCAATAACAGCTGCAATTGGACAAAATAAATATTTGCAGGCCGTAATGAAAGGTATGATGATGATATTACCTGCTACAATAATGAGTGCCTTTGCAACTTTACTAAAAATATTTCCAATCCCTGCATATCAAAATTTCATCGCAAGTAATGGACTGGCAAAATATTTTGATGTGCCTATAAATTTTACAAATAACTTTATGGCAGTACTTGTTGCATTTGCAGTAGCTTATGCATTAGCACAAAGTTTTCAAGTTGATGCATTTCCAGCTGGATTATTATCTATGGTATCATTCTTTATTCTTACACCATATACTTTGGGAGAAATGGGGCCTATGGGGCAAGCATTTAATATTTCTAATCAATGGTTAGGTTCTCAAGGAATGTTTACTGGAATGATTGTTGCATTTGTAACAGCTAGATTATATGTGGCTATTGTCAAAGGCGGAATTGTTATAAAAGTACCTGACAGTGTTCCAGAATTTATTGCCAAATCATTTTCGAGTTTAATTCCAGGTATTATAATATTATCGATGTTTACAATTATTTCAGCAGTATTTAGCAATACTAGTTTCGGAAGTATACACACATTAATTTATACATTCTTACAAGCACCTTTAACTTCATTAGGTTCAGGAATTGGATCTGTTGTTATAGTTGCTGAATTAGCAGCATTATTATGGTTCCTTGGACTTCATGGTCATGCTGTTACATTAGGAGTAGTAGCTCCAATATGGCAGGCAATGGATGCTCAACAGCTTGCTGCATTTTCGTCAGGAAGTGCATTACCTAATGTTACAGGGTTTGCTTTCTTTATGACTTACACAGCAGGAAACTTATTACCATTTGCAATTATGTTAGCATTCATGGCTAAAAGTGCAAGATATAAAACTTTAGGTAAAGTTGCTGTTGTTCCAGCAATATTTACAATTGGTGAACCATTAGCGTATGGTGCTCCGTTAGTAATGAATTTTGCTTTCGCAATACCTTATATAATACTAGATGGTGTTATAATGGCATTGGCTTATTATTTCACTGTTGCTGGAATTATTCCACCAGTAGCAGGTGTAAATACACCAGCAGGTACACCGATATTTCTTTCAGGATTTATACAAGGCAGCTGGAGAATCGCTGTGTTTCAAGTTTTAGCATTTGTAATTAGATTCGTATGTTGGTATCCGTTCTTTAAAATGGCTGATAATACAGCGGTAGAGGAAGAAAGAAAAGTAGAATTAGAAACTGCATAA
- a CDS encoding PTS sugar transporter subunit IIB, producing MRKIVLLCNAGMSTSALVTKMRQAAEKINYECEINAYAAAEASNVAKEADIVFLGPQVKYMLSEVKEKVNPVPVEVIDMMVYGMMDGGKVISRAKQILGDA from the coding sequence ATGAGAAAAATCGTATTATTATGCAATGCAGGAATGTCTACAAGTGCTTTAGTAACAAAAATGAGGCAAGCTGCTGAAAAAATAAATTATGAATGTGAAATTAATGCATATGCAGCAGCAGAGGCTTCAAATGTAGCTAAAGAGGCAGATATTGTGTTCTTAGGACCACAAGTTAAATATATGCTAAGTGAAGTTAAAGAAAAAGTTAATCCAGTTCCAGTGGAAGTTATTGACATGATGGTGTATGGAATGATGGATGGTGGAAAAGTTATTAGTAGAGCAAAACAAATATTAGGAGATGCATAA